The proteins below are encoded in one region of Silene latifolia isolate original U9 population chromosome 2, ASM4854445v1, whole genome shotgun sequence:
- the LOC141637224 gene encoding uncharacterized protein LOC141637224 encodes MAGDDDAIPEPPKLDFSNPYYLGSHDIPSAKISNVVLRRDNYEDWKNSMKMSLKSRRKFGFVEGTIKKPSDKFYLENWEVVHCTLVQWIRNTIDPSLLDMVSYVEDASVLWSELEE; translated from the coding sequence ATGGCTGGTGACGATGACGCCATCCCCGAGCCACCAAAACTCGATTTTTCTAACCCGTATTACCTCGGTTCTCACGATATTCCGAGTGCCAAAATTTCGAATGTTGTTCTCCGCCGTGATAATTACGAAGACTGGAAGAACTCCATGAAAATGTCTTTAAAATCTCGTCGCAAATTTGGTTTCGTTGAAGGGACCATTAAGAAACCGTCTGACAAATTTTACCTTGAGAATTGGGAAGTCGTTCATTGCACGCTTGTGCAATGGATTCGCAATACAATTGATCCGTCCCTTTTGGATATGGTCTCATACGTCGAGGATGCGTCCGTCCTTTGGTCTGAATTAGAGGAGTAA